One Pyrus communis chromosome 13, drPyrComm1.1, whole genome shotgun sequence genomic window carries:
- the LOC137712907 gene encoding calcium-dependent mitochondrial ATP-magnesium/phosphate carrier protein 2 isoform X2: MDDKELARFVEHVDKDNNGIITFEEWRDFLLLYPHEATIENIYHHWERVCLVDIGEQAVIPEGIGKHVHRSRYFIAGAIAGAASRTATAPLDRLKVVLQVQTSRASVVPAIKKILKEDGILGFFRGNGINVVKVAPESAIKFYTYEMLKKVIGDNMGADEGDIGTAGRLLAGGMAGAVAQTSIYPLDLVKTRLQTCTSEAGKSPQLGTLTREIWIHEGPRAFYRGLLPSLLGIVPYAGIDLAAYETLKDMSKTYFLHDNSEPGPLIQLGCGTISGALGATCVYPLQVIRTRLQAQRSNTATAYKGMSDVFWRTLQHEGVRGFYKGLFPNLLKVVPAASITYMVYEAMKKKLDL, from the exons ATGGATGATAAGGAACTTGCCCGGTTCGTAGAGCATGTTGATAAAGATAACAATGGTATTATAACGTTTGAAGAATGGAGAGATTTTCTTCTACTGTATCCACATGAAGCAACGATTGAGAACATATATCACCACTGGGAAAGGGTGTGCCTTGTGGATATTGGTGAGCAGGCTGTTATTCCAGAAGGAATTGGTAAGCATGTTCATAGGAGCAGATACTTTATTGCAGGTGCTATAGCTGGAGCCGCTTCTCGTACTGCCACTGCTCCTCTTGATCGCTTGAAAGTGGTTTTGCAAGTTCAGACATCACGTGCTTCTGTGGTGCCAGCTATAAAGAAGATATTGAAGGAAGACGGTATCCTGGGGTTTTTCAGAGGTAATGGAATAAATGTTGTGAAGGTAGCACCTGAAAGTGCCATCAAATTCTATACTTATGAAATGTTAAAGAAGGTCATTGGAGATAATATGGGGGCCGACGAGGGAGATATTGGTACTGCTGGTAGACTTTTGGCCGGTGGTATGGCAGGTGCAGTGGCACAAACTTCTATCTATCCATTGGATCTTGTGAAAACTCGGTTACAAACTTGTACTTCAGAAGCTGGAAAGAGTCCTCAGTTGGGGACATTAACTAGGGAAATATGGATTCATGAGGGACCTCGGGCCTTCTATAGAGGTCTGCTTCCGTCTCTTCTTGGGATTGTCCCATATGCTGGTATAGACCTCGCTGCCTACGAGACCTTAAAAGATATGTCGAAGACATATTTTCTTCATGATAATAGCG AACCTGGTCCTCTCATTCAGCTGGGATGTGGGACAATATCGGGAGCTCTAGGAGCAACATGTGTTTATCCTTTGCAGGTTATCCGAACCAG ATTGCAAGCTCAACGTTCTAATACAGCTACTGCATATAAAGGAATGTCTGATGTATTCTGGAGAACCCTTCAGCACGAAGGCGTTAGAGGTTTCTACAAGGGATTGTTTCCAAATCTTCTCAAAGTTGTTCCAGCTGCAAGCATTACATATATGGTATACGAAGCCATGAAAAAGAAACTAGATCTGTAG
- the LOC137711992 gene encoding uncharacterized protein isoform X2: MDFAELEKDTASRDEWLLLCRKQNVFSQMILIKDDIHYGQINSDFLQTTFFPFATFLSLKKNLESAFHITWMMNLYSQLSKTLSGIYYNKRSNFPSLETPQARNKSGIQALHSTLFSM, translated from the exons aTGGATTTCGCGGAGCTAGAGAAAGATACTGCCTCTAGAGATGAGTGGTTACTGCTGTGTAGAAAGCAAAATGTTTTCTCGCAGATGATATTAATCAAAGATGACATTCATTATGGTCAAATAAACTCAG ATTTTCTGCAGACCACATTTTTTCCCTTTGCAACATTTTTGTCCTTGAAAaag AACTTGGAATCAGCTTTTCACATAACATGGATGATGAAT TTGTATTCACAACTATCCAAGACACTCTCTGGAATTTATTACAACAAAAGGTCAAATTTTCCTTCCTTGGAAACTCCTCAAGCTAGGAACAAGTCTGGTATCCAAGCTTTACATTCAACTTTATTTAGCATGTAG
- the LOC137712824 gene encoding ribonuclease TUDOR 2-like, giving the protein MASSTASTGWYRGRVKAVPSGDSLVVMALTANKAGPPPERTITLSSLMAPKLARRDGQDEPFAWGSREFLRKLCIGKEVAFRVDYVVQQIGREFGSVFLGDKNLAMLVVAEGWAKVKEGKQGPQKAEASPYIAELLRLQEQARTEGLGLHSKVPGAGEASKRNLPPSAIGNASNLDAVSLLAENKGRSMECIVEQVRDGSTVRAYLLPDFQFVQVFVAGIQAPSVGRRPVASDIVAEPETTSNKTNGDVSSEPRAPLTSAQRILASTASSVEVSADPFALEAKHFTEIRVLHRDVRIVLEGNDKFSNLIGSVYYSDGDSAKDLALELVENGYAKYVEWSATTLEDDVKRRLKTAELQAKKSKLRIWTNYTPPPTNSKAIHNQNFTGKVVEVVSGDCVIVADDSVPFGSPLAERRVNLSSIRCPKMGNPRREEKPAPYAREAKEFLRTRLIGRQVNVQMEYSRKVVPGEGAAPTSGPADSRVMDFGTVFLASPTKAEGDDAPAPASSAPASQQAGVNVAELVVSRGFGTVIRHRDFEERSNYYDALMTAETRATAGKKGIHSTKEPPVMHITDLTVASAKKARDFFPFLQKRRKIPAVVEYVLSGHRFKLLIPKETCSIAFAFSGVRCPGREEPYSDEAIALMRRRIMQRDVEIEVETVDRTGTFLGSLWESKTNVAVALVEAGLAKFQNSFGGEIPDGHLLEKAEESAKKKKLKIWENYVEGEEVPNGSAVDNTKQKEVLKVVVTEILGSGKFYVQTVGDQKIASIQQQLASLNLQEAPVIGAYNPKKGDIVLAQFSADNSWNRAMIVNAPRGAVESPKDKFEVLYIDYGNQEVVPYSQIRPLDPLVSSAPGLAQLCSLAYVKVPGLEEDFGQEAAEYLSEHALNSAKEFRAMIEERDLSGGKVKGQGTGPVLLVTLVAVDAEISLNAAMLQEGLARLEKMKKRETKERKTAIENLEKFQEEARSDRRGMWRYGDIQSDDEDVPPVRKAAAGKR; this is encoded by the exons ATGGCTTCATCAACAGCTTCCACAGGATGGTACAGAGGGAGAGTGAAGGCTGTGCCTTCAGGGGACTCCTTGGTCGTCATGGCCCTCACAGCCAACAAGGCCGGACCTCCACCCGAAAGAACCATCACTCTGTCGTCACTTATGGCTCCGAAACTG GCTCGTAGAGATGGCCAGGATGAACCATTTGCATGGGGCAGCAGGGAGTTTCTGAGGAAACTCTGCATAGGAAAG GAGGTGGCTTTCAGAGTGGACTATGTTGTACAACAGATAGGGCGGGAATTCGGCTCGGTTTTCCTTGGTGACAAGAATCTTGCCATGCTGGTTGTTGCTGAAGGCTGGGCAAAG GTCAAGGAGGGTAAGCAAGGTCCACAGAAAGCAGAAGCGAGTCCTTACATTGCAGAGCTGCTACGTCTCCAAGAGCAAGCTAGGACTGAGGGCCTTGGTCTTCATAGCAAG GTTCCTGGTGCTGGTGAAGCATCCAAAAGGAATCTACCTCCCTCTGCTATTGGGAATGCCAGCAACTTAGATGCTGTGAGTCTGTTGGCTGAAAATAAAGGCAGGTCAATGGAATGTATTGTCGAGCAGGTTCGTGATGGAAGCACAGTTAGGGCCTACTTGCTTCCGGATTTTCAGTTTGTCCAAGTATTCGTTGCAGGAATTCAG GCCCCATCGGTGGGAAGGAGACCTGTTGCATCAGACATTGTTGCTGAACCAGAAACAACTTCCAATAAAACAAATGGAGATGTTTCATCTGAACCTCGAGCCCCTCTAACTTCTGCTCAAAGGATTTTAGCTTCAACAGCATCGTCTGTTGAAGTTTCTGCTGATCCATTTGCATTGGAAGCTAAACATTTTACAGAAATTCGTGTGTTGCATAGAGAT GTCCGCATCGTTCTGGAAGGCAATGACAAGTTCAGTAATTTGATTGGGTCAGTATATTACTCCGATGGGGACTCGGCAAAAGACTTGGCCCTTGAGCTTGTTGAAAAT GGTTATGCAAAGTACGTTGAATGGAGTGCAACCACGTTGGAAGACGATGTGAAGCGGCGGCTGAAGACTGCAGAGCTTCAAGCGAAAAAAAGCAAGTTGAGGATTTGGACAAACTACACACCCccacctacaaattcaaaggcaatTCATAACCAGAATTTCACAGGAAAG gTTGTGGAGGTTGTAAGCGGGGACTGCGTGATTGTTGCTGATGATTCTGTTCCATTTGGCAGTCCACTAGCAGAGAGGCGAGTTAATCTTTCAAGTATTAGGTGTCCGAAAATGGGCAATCCTCGTAGGGAAGAAAAGCCAGCTCCATATGCCCGTGAAGCCAAAGAGTTCCTGAGAACACGCCTTATTGGACGTCAA GTAAATGTTCAAATGGAGTATTCAAGGAAGGTCGTCCCTGGAGAGGGAGCTGCACCTACTTCTGGACCTGCCGATTCGAGGGTAATGGATTTTGGAACAGTTTTCCTTGCATCTCCTACTAAAGCTGAGGGTGATGACGCCCCAGCACCTGCTTCATCTGCGCCTGCCAGTCAGCAGGCTGGTGTGAATGTTGCTGAGTTGGTGGTTTCACGTGGCTTTGGCACTGTTATTAGACATCGAGATTTTGAGGAGAGATCAAACTATTATGATGCCCTTATGACAGCAGAAACACGTGCTACTGCTGGAAAGAAAGGAATACATTCTACCAAGGAACCTCCAGTCATGCACATTACAGACTTGACAGTG GCATCAGCAAAGAAAGCCAGGGACTTCTTTCCATTCTTACAGAAAAGGAGGAAAATTCCTGCTGTTGTGGAATATGTCCTCAGTGGGCATCGTTTTAAATTATTGATTCCCAAGGAAACATGCAGCATTGCCTTCGCATTCTCTGGTGTCAGATGTCCTGGTCGTGAGGAGCCATATTCAGACGAAGCAATTGCGCTCATGAGGCGAAGAATTATGCAGAGAGATGTTGAG ATTGAAGTTGAGACTGTTGATAGAACCGGGACCTTCTTGGGATCTTTATGGGAGTCAAAGACCAATGTGGCGGTTGCCCTTGTTGAAGCTGGCCttgcaaaatttcaaaattcttttGGCGGTGAAATCCCTGATGGGCACCTTCTTGAAAAAGCGGAGGAATCtgcaaaaaagaagaaactgaAA ATCTGGGAGAACTATGTTGAAGGAGAGGAGGTTCCCAACGGTTCAGCTGTTGACAACACCAAACAGAAAGAAGTGCTAAAG GTAGTGGTAACAGAGATTTTGGGAAGCGGTAAATTTTATGTTCAGACAGTTGGGGATCAGAAAATTGCCTCTATTCAGCAACAGCTTGCATCTTTGAATCTTCAAGAAGCTCCCGTAATTGGTGCTTATAATCCTAAGAAGGGTGACATTGTCCTTGCTCAGTTTAGTGCTGATAACTCTTGGAACCGCGCAATG ATTGTCAATGCACCTCGAGGAGCTGTGGAATCCCCTAAAGACAAGTTTGAAGTTCTCTACATAGATTATGGTAACCAAGAGGTTGTCCCTTACAGTCAGATACGGCCTCTTGACCCTTTGGTTTCCTCCGCACCTGGTCTTGCTCAATTATGCAGCCTTGCATACGTTAAAGTCCCGGGCTTGGAGGAGGACTTTGGTCAAGAAGCAGCAGAGTATTTAAGTGAGCACGCATTAAACAGTGCCAAAGAATTTAGGGCCATGATTGAGGAAAGGGATCTTTCAGGGGGGAAAGTTAAGGGTCAGGGGACCGGGCCAGTGCTTCTTGTGACTCTTGTCGCTGTGGATGCTGAGATCAGCTTGAATGCCGCCATGCTTCAG GAAGGACTTGCAAGGctagagaaaatgaagaaacgTGAAACCAAGGAGAGGAAGACGGCAATCGAGAATTTGGAAAAGTTCCAGGAAGAAGCAAGGTCCGATAGGCGGGGGATGTGGCGCTATGGAGACATCCAGTCCGATGATGAGGACGTTCCTCCGGTTAGGAAGGCCGCTGCTGGCAAGCGATGA
- the LOC137712907 gene encoding calcium-dependent mitochondrial ATP-magnesium/phosphate carrier protein 2 isoform X1, which translates to MSGAKPAAAEHVGFPNVDANKSTASATARADGCCNPVKKTGPISMDHVLLALRETKEDREVRIRSLFNFFDAKNLGYLDYSQIEAGLSALQIPPEYKYAKDLLKVCDANRDGRVDYLEFRRYMDDKELELYRIFQAIDVEHNGCILPEELWDALVKAGIEMDDKELARFVEHVDKDNNGIITFEEWRDFLLLYPHEATIENIYHHWERVCLVDIGEQAVIPEGIGKHVHRSRYFIAGAIAGAASRTATAPLDRLKVVLQVQTSRASVVPAIKKILKEDGILGFFRGNGINVVKVAPESAIKFYTYEMLKKVIGDNMGADEGDIGTAGRLLAGGMAGAVAQTSIYPLDLVKTRLQTCTSEAGKSPQLGTLTREIWIHEGPRAFYRGLLPSLLGIVPYAGIDLAAYETLKDMSKTYFLHDNSEPGPLIQLGCGTISGALGATCVYPLQVIRTRLQAQRSNTATAYKGMSDVFWRTLQHEGVRGFYKGLFPNLLKVVPAASITYMVYEAMKKKLDL; encoded by the exons ATGTCAGGGGCAAAGCCGGCCGCGGCAGAGCACGTCGGCTTCCCCAACGTGGATGCGAACAAGTCCACCGCCTCTGCCACCGCCAGAGCCGACGGATGCTGCAATCCGGTCAAGAAAACCGGACCCATTTCGATGGATCACGTTCTTCTAGCGTTACGGGAGACCAAGGAGGACAGGGAAGTCCGAATTCGAAGCCTTTTCAATTTCTTCGATGCTAAAAATCTTGGGTATTTGGATTATTCTCAGATCGAGGCCGGATTGTCGGCCCTTCAGATTCCTCCGGAATACAAGTACGCCAAGGATCTTCTGAAGGTCTGTGATGCCAACAGAGATGGAAGGGTCGATTATCTCGAGTTCCGGCGGTACATGGATGACAAGGAGCTCGAGCTCTACCGCATTTTTCAGGCCATTGATGTTGAGCACAATGGCTGCATTCTGCCTGAGGAGCTATGGGATGCCCTTGTCAAGGCTG GGATTGAAATGGATGATAAGGAACTTGCCCGGTTCGTAGAGCATGTTGATAAAGATAACAATGGTATTATAACGTTTGAAGAATGGAGAGATTTTCTTCTACTGTATCCACATGAAGCAACGATTGAGAACATATATCACCACTGGGAAAGGGTGTGCCTTGTGGATATTGGTGAGCAGGCTGTTATTCCAGAAGGAATTGGTAAGCATGTTCATAGGAGCAGATACTTTATTGCAGGTGCTATAGCTGGAGCCGCTTCTCGTACTGCCACTGCTCCTCTTGATCGCTTGAAAGTGGTTTTGCAAGTTCAGACATCACGTGCTTCTGTGGTGCCAGCTATAAAGAAGATATTGAAGGAAGACGGTATCCTGGGGTTTTTCAGAGGTAATGGAATAAATGTTGTGAAGGTAGCACCTGAAAGTGCCATCAAATTCTATACTTATGAAATGTTAAAGAAGGTCATTGGAGATAATATGGGGGCCGACGAGGGAGATATTGGTACTGCTGGTAGACTTTTGGCCGGTGGTATGGCAGGTGCAGTGGCACAAACTTCTATCTATCCATTGGATCTTGTGAAAACTCGGTTACAAACTTGTACTTCAGAAGCTGGAAAGAGTCCTCAGTTGGGGACATTAACTAGGGAAATATGGATTCATGAGGGACCTCGGGCCTTCTATAGAGGTCTGCTTCCGTCTCTTCTTGGGATTGTCCCATATGCTGGTATAGACCTCGCTGCCTACGAGACCTTAAAAGATATGTCGAAGACATATTTTCTTCATGATAATAGCG AACCTGGTCCTCTCATTCAGCTGGGATGTGGGACAATATCGGGAGCTCTAGGAGCAACATGTGTTTATCCTTTGCAGGTTATCCGAACCAG ATTGCAAGCTCAACGTTCTAATACAGCTACTGCATATAAAGGAATGTCTGATGTATTCTGGAGAACCCTTCAGCACGAAGGCGTTAGAGGTTTCTACAAGGGATTGTTTCCAAATCTTCTCAAAGTTGTTCCAGCTGCAAGCATTACATATATGGTATACGAAGCCATGAAAAAGAAACTAGATCTGTAG
- the LOC137713930 gene encoding uncharacterized protein: protein MAFRSMNHWKQMSTGLRRYATATSPKMKPYAPAAGATENPQQSYFKRFMRGDFVPVYVAVGMIALSVSLGLHTAKQHLRYNPHVYVKKNRRETLPEVVEPERVVEESDKFIQNSFFRKVAHVQELDDYNHAVKDPIRKDVFAHKPKPPRSKTVTLKDVGVDPIRAQPEA from the exons ATGGCTTTCAGATCAATG AACCACTGGAAACAAATGTCGACCGGCTTACGCCGATACGCCACCGCGACCTCTCCGAAGATGAAACCCTACGCCCCGGCTGCCGGTGCCACAGAGAATCCCCAACAGAGCTACTTCAAAAGGTTCATGAGGGGCGACTTTGTGCCGGTCTACGTTGCTGTCGGGATGATAGCGCTGTCGGTGTCGCTGGGGCTCCACACCGCCAAGCAGCACCTGAGGTACAACCCCCACGTCTACGTGAAGAAGAACCGGAGAGAGACGCTGCCGGAGGTGGTGGAGCCGGAGCGCGTGGTGGAGGAGTCTGACAAGTTCATTCAAAATTCGTTTTTCAGGAAGGTGGCGCATGTCCAGGAGTTGGACGACTACAATCACGCCGTTAAGGATCCGATCCGGAAAGATGTTTTCGCTCACAAACCCAAACCGCCCCGTTCAAAAACCGTGACGCTCAAGGACGTCGGAGTGGACCCTATCCGTGCCCAACCCGAAGCTTGA
- the LOC137713927 gene encoding uncharacterized protein, which produces MGRCFQGWVFLLAVLVLALSTPCSHAHLKHKKFKTKTGVYLSPKFVLEPGLSSSKYFYNVHFPKGHIALKSFNAEIIDEEGNSSPLHEVYLHHWVVERYYARKGYVEPDQQLPQQLSESDVIWLRNSGMCQNGALGQYFGLGSETRKTATHVPGHYGIEVGDGKAVPEGFEERWMLNVHAIDTRGVEYDLGCTECRCDMYNVSRDPSGQPLPAGYTGGLTCCPDGAKCRLKQGFDGEKKNHYLRYTVKWVDWSESVVPVKVYILDATDRMNHSAPAGAKHNCLVEYDVEKSCNATNGCLDNKWAKITMPTGGYVIYGVAHQHIGGLGSTLHGEDGRVLCSSTPIYGKGKKAGNEAGYIIGMTTCYPRPGSVKIKDGETLTVVSNYESTQMHSGVMGLFYILVAETL; this is translated from the exons ATGGGACGTTGTTTTCAAGGTTGGGTATTTTTGTTAGCCGTGCTAGTATTGGCATTAAGCACTCCATGTTCACATGCACATCTGAAACACAAGAAATTTAAGACCAAGACTGGCGTCTACCTCTCCCCTAAGTTTGTGTTGGAACCAGGATTAAGTTCCAGCAAATACTTTTACAACGTTCACTTCCCAAAAGGTCACATTGCCCTAAAGAGTTTCAATGCTGAAATAATTGATGAAGAAGGGAATTCCAGTCCTCTTCATGAAGTCTACCTCCATCACTGGGTTGTTGAAAGATATTATGCTCGGAAAGGTTACGTGGAGCCAGATCAGCAGCTTCCCCAGCAGCTCTCGGAATCGGATGTTATATGGCTGAGGAACAGTGGGATGTGCCAGAATGGTGCTCTTGGACAATATTTTGGACTCGGATCCGAAACACGAAAAACAGCCACACACGTTCCAGGTCATTATGGAATCGAAGTTGGGGATGGTAAAGCGGTTCCTGAAGGGTTTGAGGAGAGATGGATGCTCAACGTGCATGCAATTGATACTAGAGGAGTGGAATATGACCTAGGGTGCACGGAGTGCAGGTGTGATATGTATAACGTGTCCAGGGATCCAAGTGGCCAGCCTCTGCCGGCTGGGTACACCGGGGGTTTGACATGTTGCCCTGATGGTGCAAAGTGCAGACTGAAACAAGGGTTTGATGGTGAAAAGAAAAACCACTACTTGAGATATACTGTGAAGTGGGTTGACTGGTCTGAGTCTGTTGTGCCTGTCAAGGTTTATATCCTTGATGCCACTGATAGAATGAATCATTCAGCACCTGCTGGGGCTAAACACAATTGCctg GTCGAATATGATGTTGAAAAATCTTGCAATGCCACTAATGGGTGCTTAGACAACAAATGGGCAAAGATTACAATGCCAACTGGTGGTTATGTCATCTATGGTGTAGCCCATCAGCACATTGGGGGGCTTGGTTCAACACTGCATGGAGAG GATGGAAGGGTTTTGTGTTCGTCAACACCAATttatggaaaaggaaaaaaggcgGGAAATGAGGCTGGTTATATCATTGGAATGACCACTTGTTACCCTCGGCCGGGCTCAGTCAAGATAAAAGATGGAGAGACACTGACTGTAGTTTCTAACTACGAGAGCACTCAGATGCACAGCGGAGTTATGGGTCTCTTCTACATTTTGGTTGCAGAAACACTTTGA
- the LOC137712929 gene encoding uncharacterized protein, translated as MASCFQGCVFLLAMVVLALSTPCSHALRIVKPKTRTSVFVSPKFVLEPGSVADKNYYDVNFPRGHIAIKSFNGEVIDEEGNPIPLHETYLHHWVVGRYYGRTGFVEPEEARFDDFQRSDLAFVRNSGVCQGDTNGQYFGLGSETRRTDTHVPDPFGIEVGNPAVIPAGYEERWLLNVHAIDTRGVENGLGCTECRCDLYNVSTDSRGQPLRPGYKGGLRCCYDGTQCRVKQGFNGVKRNLYLRYTVKWVDWSDSIIPVKIYIFDVTDKMNRSAGLAIEHECRVEYDVEESCSATSDECVDSRSSVVTMPTGGYVIYGVAHQHTGGIRSTLYGEDGRVLCSSIPIYGKGKEAGDEAGYIVGMSTCYPQPGSIKINDGETLTLVSNYSSSQTHTGVMDLFYILVADYLPKSSVLSLDSTL; from the exons atggcaagttGTTTTCAAGGTTGCGTGTTTTTGTTGGCTATGGTAGTATTGGCATTAAGCACACCATGCTCACATGCTCTTCGAATTGTCAAACCTAAGACAAGAACTAGTGTTTTTGTCTCCCCTAAGTTTGTGCTGGAACCAGGATCAGTTGCAGACAAGAATTACTACGATGTCAACTTCCCGAGAGGTCATATTGCAATCAAGAGCTTCAATGGTGAAGTAATTGATGAGGAAGGTAATCCGATTCCCCTTCACGAAACTTATCTCCATCATTGGGTTGTCGGGAGGTATTATGGCCGGACAGGTTTTGTGGAGCCGGAGGAGGCTCGTTTTGACGACTTTCAAAGGTCGGATCTCGCTTTTGTGAGAAACAGTGGAGTGTGCCAGGGGGATACTAATGGACAGTACTTTGGACTTGGGTCCGAAACACGGAGAACAGATACACATGTTCCGGATCCATTTGGAATTGAAGTTGGGAATCCGGCAGTGATTCCCGCTGGCTATGAGGAGAGATGGCTGCTCAATGTGCATGCCATTGATACACGGGGAGTGGAGAATGGGTTGGGATGCACCGAGTGCAGGTGTGATCTTTATAATGTGTCAACCGATTCTCGAGGCCAGCCTTTGAGGCCGGGGTACAAAGGAGGTTTGCGTTGTTGTTATGATGGTACACAGTGCAGAGTAAAACAAGGCTTTAATGGTGTCAAGAGAAACCTCTACTTGAGATATACTGTGAAGTGGGTTGATTGGTCTGATTCTATCATTCCTGTCAAGATTTATATCTTCGATGTTACTGATAAAATGAATCGTTCAGCTGGACTTGCCATCGAACATGAGTGCCGG GTTGAATATGATGTCGAAGAGTCTTGCAGTGCGACTAGTGATGAGTGCGTTGACAGCCGATCATCAGTGGTTACTATGCCGACTGGTGGTTATGTCATCTATGGTGTAGCTCATCAGCACACAGGCGGGATCAGATCAACTCTATATGGAGAG GATGGACGGGTTCTGTGTTCGTCAATACCAATTtatggaaaagggaaggaagCTGGAGATGAGGCTGGTTATATTGTAGGAATGTCCACTTGTTATCCTCAACCTGGCTCAATCAAAATAAACGATGGGGAGACTCTAACTCTAGTATCTAATTACAGCAGCTCCCAGACACACACAGGAGTTATGGATCTCTTCTACATTTTGGTTGCAGACTACCTCCCAAAGTCCTCTGTGCTTAGCTTGGACTCTACACTTTGA
- the LOC137713929 gene encoding pentatricopeptide repeat-containing protein At1g08070, chloroplastic-like → MSLRILTPKPKRPSLLDICNGDLNLKQLYQLVSHAFTSGVFSPNSFVSSKLLLLSLSHRRLEFSRSIFSQIQNPNLFACNFIFKAFSLSSCPQEELFHYNLVRRRYPHLLPDNYSFPFLFKVCGRLSLSHKGQELHAFTVALGLEIDVFVQNGLVSMYSACGLLHSARKVFDFLPVSVRDVVSWNSVVSGYLQSIRNRDALQVFEEMLAFTRPDNLTLVSALTACGKMGCLHLGRQIHGLVLPGGFPLDVFLGSSLIDMYVKCGRMDDARRVFDRIEQRNVVCWTSMIAGYAQSRSFKEAIELFREMRLDGVEADAAMVACAISACGHSGALDHGRWVHTYCERSGFYTKISVKNALIDMYSKCGDIIRALEIFHEMSTRNVFTWTAMITGLAMNGDSVGALEMFSQMEASSDVRPNEVTFLGVLSACSHGGFVDKGFHYFRAMAEIYKLNPRIEHYRCMVDLLGRANLLNEAEKFIRDMPIQPDVVIWRSLLFACRTYGDIDSGEFVAKRIEELEPRKFASRVLLSNLYASASRWHDVSRMRKGVALQGAQKQPGCSLIEVDGLVHEFIVADCSHCQIDSVYETVGGMNKVIRSERSD, encoded by the coding sequence ATGTCACTTCGAATCCTCACACCAAAACCCAAACGGCCGTCTCTGTTGGATATATGCAACGGAGATCTCAACCTCAAGCAGTTATACCAACTCGTCTCCCACGCCTTTACTTCCGGCGTCTTCTCCCCCAACTCCTTCGTCTCCAGCAAGCTCCtccttctctccctctcccacCGCCGCCTCGAATTTTCCCGCTCCATCTTCTCCCAGATTCAAAACCCAAATCTCTTCGCCTGCAACTTCATCTTCAAAGCCTTCTCGCTCAGCTCCTGCCCGCAAGAAGAGCTCTTTCACTACAATCTCGTGCGACGTCGTTACCCTCATTTGCTTCCCGACAACTACTCCTTCCCTTTCCTCTTCAAAGTATGCGGTCGTCTCAGTCTCTCCCACAAGGGCCAAGAGCTTCACGCTTTTACAGTCGCACTCGGGCTCGAAATCGACGTCTTCGTCCAAAACGGCCTTGTTTCGATGTACTCCGCGTGCGGATTGCTTCACTCTGCTCGTAAAGTTTTCGACTTTCTTCCCGTTTCAGTTCGCGACGTGGTCTCTTGGAACAGCGTTGTTTCTGGGTATTTGCAGAGCATTCGGAACCGGGATGCACTCCAGGTGTTTGAGGAAATGCTTGCTTTTACGAGGCCTGATAATTTGACGTTGGTCAGCGCTCTCACTGCTTGTGGGAAGATGGGGTGTCTTCATTTGGGGAGGCAGATTCATGGGTTAGTGTTGCCAGGTGGGTTTCCATTGGATGTATTCTTGGGTTCATCTTTGATCGACATGTATGTGAAATGTGGGCGCATGGATGATGCTCGAAGGGTTTTCGATAGAATTGAGCAGCGAAATGTAGTGTGTTGGACTTCTATGATCGCCGGTTATGCTCAGTCACGGTCGTTCAAAGAGGCCATTGAATTGTTTAGGGAAATGCGGTTAGATGGAGTTGAAGCAGACGCAGCAATGGTTGCTTGTGCAATATCTGCGTGTGGGCATTCAGGTGCATTAGACCATGGAAGATGGGTGCATACATACTGCGAAAGAAGTGGCTTTTACACCAAAATCTCCGTGAAGAATGCCTTGATTGACATGTATTCGAAGTGTGGAGACATTATACGGGCTCTTGAAATTTTCCATGAAATGAGCACAAGAAATGTTTTTACATGGACTGCCATGATAACTGGTCTTGCTATGAACGGGGACTCTGTTGGAGCACTGGAAATGTTTTCACAAATGGAAGCGTCGAGTGATGTGAGGCCAAACGAGGTCACATTCCTCGGTGTGTTGTCTGCATGTAGTCATGGCGGATTTGTGGATAAAGGTTTTCACTATTTCAGAGCCATGGCTGAAATTTATAAGCTCAATCCTCGTATCGAACACTACAGATGCATGGTGGATCTTCTTGGTCGTGCTAATCTGTTAAACGAGGCTGAAAAGTTCATCAGAGATATGCCTATTCAACCCGATGTGGTTATATGGAGATCTCTGCTTTTCGCATGTAGGACTTATGGGGACATAGATTCGGGAGAGTTTGTTGCCAAAAGGATTGAGGAATTGGAACCAAGAAAGTTTGCATCGCGTGTTTTGTTGTCGAATCTATATGCTTCGGCATCAAGGTGGCATGATGTGAGCAGGATGAGGAAGGGTGTGGCTCTTCAGGGTGCCCAGAAGCAGCCGGGTTGCTCTCTTATTGAAGTAGATGGTCTCGTTCACGAATTCATTGTTGCAGATTGTTCGCATTGTCAAATTGATTCTGTATACGAGACGGTTGGAGGAATGAACAAAGTCATACGATCAGAAAGATCTGATTAG